The Bacillus rossius redtenbacheri isolate Brsri chromosome 5, Brsri_v3, whole genome shotgun sequence region GCACTGCCGGTGGCCTTGGCGGAGGCGCCGCCGCCGGTGACCGGGGCGACGGAGGCGTCGTCGATGGCGGCGCTGCCGGTGGCCTGGGCGGAGGCGGCACTGCCGGTGGCCTTGGCGGAGGCGCCGCCGCCGGTGACCGGGGTGACGGAGGCGACGTCGATGGCGGCGCTGCCGGTGGCCTGGGCGGAGGCGGCACTGCCGGTGGCCTGGGCGGAGGCGGCACTGCCGGTGGCCTTGGCGGAGGCGCCGCCGCCGGTGACCGGGGCGACGGAGGCGTcgtcgatggcggtgctgccggTGGCCTGGGCGGAGGCGGCGCTGCTGGTGGCCTGGGCGGAGGCGCCACCGGGGCGACGGAGGCGACGTCGATGGCGGCGCTGCCGGTGGCCTGGGCGGAGGCGCCGCCGCCGGTGACCGGGGCGACAGAGACGAcgtcgatggcggtgctgccggTGGCCTGGGCGGAGGCGCCGCCGCCGGTGACCGGGGCGACAGCGACGACGTCGATGGCGGCGCTGCCGGTGGCCTGGGCGGAGGCGCCGCCGCCGGTGACCGGGGCGACAGAGACGAcgtcgatggcggtgctgccggTGGCCTGGGCGGAGGCGGCGGCGCCGTTGGCTAGGGCAGAGGCGCCGCTGCCGGTGACTGGGGCGACGGAGGCACCGTCTGAACGGGATAACAACCTGCAAACACTCCTGGATGCTGTGAAATAAATGTAGGTACAGCTGCGGATGGCGGTCTCACTACTTGGCgagataaaattgtattttcaactctTTATACATCCTCCCTATTAGGTTTTTAGATTGTCTTTCTCAGTATTTTGATGTTCGTGTAGggatatgtatatattattgttCGTGTAGAGTTTTGTACAATTTTTatcgtattttttaaaataattatattcgtGTAGAGTTTTGTACCCTTTttatcgtattttttttaaattattatattcgtGTAGAGTTTTGTACTTTTTTTATcgtattttgtaattaattttatttgtgtagagttttgtacaatttttatcgtttttttttaaataattatatgcgTGAAGTGTTTTATACTCTTTTTatcgtatatttttaaaataattatattcgtGTAGAGTTTTGtacaatttttatcattttttttttaaacaatatatacGTGTAGTGTTTTATACactttttatggtattttttaaataattttatatctgtgtgattttttttaaatggatatttctaataaataatgtttgtattaTACTAAATATGTATGGATTtatttaattgatgaatgttccctg contains the following coding sequences:
- the LOC134532232 gene encoding uncharacterized protein LOC134532232, with amino-acid sequence MSTMEAAADGASVAPVTGSGASALANGAAASAQATGSTAIDVVSVAPVTGGGASAQATGSAAIDVVAVAPVTGGGASAQATGSTAIDVVSVAPVTGGGASAQATGSAAIDVASVAPATGSTAIDDASVAPVTGGGASAKATGSAASAQATGSAASAQATGSAAIDVASVTPVTGGGASAKATGSAASAQATGSAAIDDASVAPVTGGGASAKATGSAASAQATGSAASAQATGSAASAQATGSAAIDVASVAPVIGGGASAQATGSGASALANGAAASAQATGSTAIDVASVAPVTGGGASAQATGSAVASVTVPTDGLESRRTIRPRISDAEGSCTVVTVTPAQD